A DNA window from Paenibacillus andongensis contains the following coding sequences:
- a CDS encoding transposase: protein MGTNYHLPSTLEQFQQQFPTEEACIDFFFSTKWPSGFSCPHCGHSHAYITSTRRLPLYECLQCHHQTSLTAGTIMAGSRTSLHKWLTAIFLISRTEEGTNAVALSKIISVTYKTAWLILHKIRHAISTADQGTLLSGIVQVNSAVYGKPYNPYFRNHPQEHYLLAGSSLNIQGEHSYIKLKLVPKIYVKDKLFQRSATLDFTQRHIESHTSNIEFITGRFSSKRFRTLIDYAAQAGKFINNTFHGIGQKYLQHYLDEFCYKVNLTLQKTPIFQHLTRLCTALHPKLSFFSPQDTPMCA from the coding sequence ATGGGGACAAACTATCATTTACCAAGCACCCTAGAGCAGTTTCAGCAGCAATTCCCCACTGAAGAAGCTTGTATAGATTTCTTTTTCTCAACAAAATGGCCCTCTGGTTTTTCTTGCCCTCACTGTGGGCATTCGCATGCCTATATAACAAGTACACGTCGACTTCCTCTCTATGAATGTCTTCAGTGCCATCACCAAACATCCCTTACAGCTGGAACTATAATGGCAGGTAGCCGCACGTCTTTACATAAATGGCTTACAGCTATTTTTCTGATATCGCGCACGGAGGAGGGCACGAATGCTGTTGCGCTCTCCAAAATTATTAGTGTCACCTACAAAACAGCCTGGCTCATCCTCCACAAAATTCGTCACGCCATAAGTACAGCAGACCAAGGCACATTACTCTCAGGTATCGTCCAAGTAAACTCTGCCGTCTATGGAAAGCCGTATAATCCTTACTTCCGCAACCATCCACAGGAACACTATCTTCTAGCAGGTTCCTCCCTTAACATTCAGGGCGAGCATTCCTATATCAAACTCAAACTTGTCCCTAAAATATATGTAAAAGATAAGCTTTTTCAACGCTCCGCGACATTGGACTTCACCCAACGACATATCGAATCTCATACAAGCAACATCGAATTTATTACTGGCCGCTTTAGTTCCAAGAGATTTCGCACTCTCATTGATTACGCTGCACAGGCCGGTAAATTTATTAACAACACTTTCCATGGCATTGGCCAAAAGTATCTACAACACTACTTGGATGAGTTTTGCTATAAGGTAAATCTCACTCTACAGAAAACACCCATCTTTCAGCATTTGACCCGCTTATGTACCGCACTTCATCCCAAGTTAAGCTTTTTCAGTCCCCAAGATACACCCATGTGCGCCTAA
- a CDS encoding TIGR03943 family putative permease subunit: protein MSEIRLISFHYFFRTLILLGFSSYIVILTKTDALQYYIAPRMMIYVKIASVILYIIACFQGYMALRAYWGKPVACECEQPVSRSTLRNTVAYGLLILPLLIGFLLPNTALSSAMVAAKGMNLSAAKASIAKQNTDLITDNGTSSGGNASNQGIAAAPNPSSVPSVNNSTANSPVPASSTETPAIAKSDAELQKMFHADNEWDEDFSKIGMILYKKDTIVVKPEVYMEILSSIDLFKNNFIGKKIELTGFVYREENMPKSQFVVGRFAVSCCSADATPYGVMVDFPTAQSYPKDMWVKVTGTIQNGSYNGNEIFTIKATQIEKTATPDSPYIYPNFEPLKELN from the coding sequence ATGAGCGAAATCCGATTAATAAGCTTTCATTATTTCTTTCGTACGTTAATATTACTTGGTTTTTCCAGCTATATCGTAATCCTCACCAAGACAGATGCCCTTCAATACTACATAGCTCCGCGTATGATGATTTATGTCAAAATCGCCTCCGTTATCCTTTATATCATCGCCTGCTTTCAAGGTTATATGGCACTGCGTGCTTACTGGGGCAAACCAGTTGCCTGCGAATGTGAACAACCGGTTTCTCGTTCAACCCTGCGCAATACAGTTGCTTACGGACTGCTCATTCTTCCGCTGTTAATAGGTTTCCTGCTGCCTAATACAGCATTAAGTAGTGCTATGGTAGCTGCCAAAGGGATGAATCTCTCTGCTGCGAAAGCTAGTATAGCCAAACAAAATACAGACCTGATCACCGATAATGGTACCTCATCAGGAGGGAATGCGTCCAATCAGGGAATTGCGGCTGCTCCAAACCCTTCATCAGTTCCATCTGTGAACAATAGTACAGCTAACAGCCCTGTTCCTGCTTCTAGTACAGAGACTCCAGCAATCGCTAAATCCGATGCCGAGCTCCAAAAGATGTTCCACGCTGATAACGAGTGGGATGAAGATTTTTCCAAAATAGGCATGATCCTTTATAAAAAAGACACCATCGTCGTAAAGCCAGAAGTATACATGGAAATCCTTTCGTCCATTGACCTTTTCAAAAACAACTTCATAGGCAAAAAAATCGAACTCACCGGCTTCGTCTACCGCGAAGAAAACATGCCAAAAAGCCAATTCGTCGTCGGACGCTTTGCTGTAAGCTGCTGTTCCGCTGATGCTACCCCTTACGGAGTCATGGTTGACTTCCCGACCGCTCAAAGCTATCCCAAAGACATGTGGGTAAAAGTCACAGGTACCATCCAAAACGGCAGCTACAACGGAAACGAAATCTTCACCATAAAAGCAACCCAAATCGAAAAAACCGCAACCCCAGACTCACCGTATATATACCCAAACTTCGAACCGCTCAAAGAGCTTAACTAG
- a CDS encoding permease, translating into MPTTVFRASMHVIFAICFLLIVLILLNNDMPTLSLLTTERIQTFKTLFISILLEAIPFILLGVLLSSLLQTFVSEQTIRRFIPKNPILGILFACVLGILFPMCECGMIPVVRRLILKGMPVYIAVVFIITGPIINPIVFAATFMAFRNHPAIAYSRMGLAFAVAIIIGLILYRFIKSNPLRISRANFSSEEALEGHQHQGGSITSKLNTFFVHASDEFFEMGKYLVFGSLLTALIQVFMQRESLLAIGQGPISSHLFMMGFAYILSLCSTSDAFVASSFQTSFTSGSLLTFLVLGPMLDFKSTLMMLSVFKSKFVLLLSALILITVLGCSLLLERFSNF; encoded by the coding sequence ATGCCTACTACTGTCTTTAGAGCGAGCATGCATGTTATATTCGCGATCTGTTTCCTTTTAATTGTGCTTATCCTTCTAAACAACGACATGCCTACACTTTCTCTGCTAACAACTGAACGCATTCAAACTTTCAAAACTTTGTTCATCAGCATCCTATTAGAAGCCATTCCCTTCATTTTACTAGGTGTACTGCTTTCATCCTTGCTCCAAACATTCGTATCCGAACAAACCATACGCCGCTTCATTCCCAAGAATCCTATTCTTGGCATCCTGTTCGCCTGCGTTTTAGGCATCCTATTCCCAATGTGCGAATGCGGCATGATTCCTGTCGTTCGAAGATTAATACTCAAAGGAATGCCCGTCTATATCGCAGTCGTTTTCATCATAACCGGCCCCATCATTAACCCTATTGTATTCGCGGCTACATTCATGGCTTTCCGAAATCATCCCGCAATTGCTTATTCCCGCATGGGACTTGCTTTTGCAGTTGCCATAATAATCGGACTCATCCTCTACCGTTTTATCAAAAGTAATCCGCTGCGTATTAGCCGCGCCAACTTTTCCAGTGAAGAAGCGTTGGAGGGTCATCAGCACCAGGGTGGCAGCATAACCAGTAAGTTAAATACATTTTTCGTTCATGCTTCTGATGAGTTTTTCGAAATGGGTAAATATCTCGTCTTTGGCTCCCTGCTCACCGCACTGATTCAAGTTTTTATGCAGCGCGAAAGCCTGCTTGCCATTGGTCAGGGCCCTATCAGTTCCCATTTGTTTATGATGGGCTTCGCCTATATTCTTTCTCTATGTTCCACATCAGACGCTTTTGTCGCTTCATCTTTTCAAACGTCATTTACGTCTGGTTCACTGCTTACTTTCTTGGTTCTCGGCCCCATGCTTGATTTCAAAAGCACACTTATGATGCTTTCCGTTTTCAAATCCAAATTCGTACTCCTGCTTTCGGCATTAATTCTTATCACCGTGCTGGGTTGTTCACTGCTTTTGGAACGCTTTTCTAACTTTTAA
- a CDS encoding Fur family transcriptional regulator: MQVGTHTHTIDEMLRAMAQQGWRITEQRRSLATLFAESGSYLSPKDVYEYMKVKYPGVSFDTVYRNLRLLSEMGVLEQFHLADGLKFKASCLSHHHHHMICISCEKTVTFEFCPMKMVKDLPESFEIQSHRFEIFGYCSDCKSGISPSSELH; this comes from the coding sequence ATGCAAGTGGGCACTCATACGCATACGATTGACGAGATGCTAAGGGCTATGGCTCAGCAAGGATGGAGAATTACTGAGCAGCGCAGAAGTTTGGCAACGTTATTCGCTGAATCCGGAAGTTATTTGTCGCCAAAAGACGTTTATGAATACATGAAAGTTAAATATCCTGGTGTGAGTTTTGACACCGTCTACCGTAATCTTCGATTGTTGAGTGAGATGGGTGTTCTGGAGCAGTTTCACTTGGCGGATGGCTTGAAATTCAAGGCGAGTTGTTTATCCCATCATCATCACCACATGATTTGTATCAGTTGTGAAAAGACGGTCACCTTCGAGTTCTGTCCGATGAAGATGGTGAAGGATTTGCCGGAGAGTTTTGAAATTCAAAGCCATCGTTTTGAGATATTTGGATATTGCTCAGATTGTAAGTCGGGCATATCTCCCTCTTCGGAGCTGCACTAA
- a CDS encoding CobW family GTP-binding protein has protein sequence MSKVPVIVLSGFLGSGKTTLLIRMLQEAASFNLKPAVLMNELGKQDVDGHLLQEASPDVNMAKLLDGCICCSKKSDISDSIKQLLVRKPDVILIELTGVANPEEIVDALTEPALLPHVKLHKVITILDAENVLEYNSIFASDRELVHTLRRQMEVADLLILNKIDLISDKQQKSIEKTIRKFNERSSLLPTAHSQFDLELIFGTLSPQESQSTVSPNFNKKFQFQAIKPAQPPSETSNHARSFSRIQTITIPMDEDLALSQRIVERYLAKWGSILLRAKGYLIIGAKHESFVMQFAGKRTNWQQTTFQGAPYLVLIGMDLDAKTLEDDWQKRLTESQL, from the coding sequence TTGAGCAAAGTTCCCGTTATCGTACTGAGTGGATTTCTAGGCAGCGGCAAGACAACATTGCTTATCCGCATGCTTCAAGAAGCTGCCTCTTTTAACCTCAAACCAGCTGTTCTTATGAATGAGCTTGGGAAACAAGATGTAGACGGCCATCTGCTCCAAGAAGCCTCTCCTGATGTTAACATGGCCAAATTGCTCGATGGCTGCATCTGCTGCAGTAAGAAAAGTGATATTAGTGATTCCATTAAACAACTGTTAGTGCGCAAGCCTGACGTCATTCTCATTGAATTAACCGGTGTTGCCAACCCAGAGGAAATCGTTGATGCATTGACCGAGCCCGCACTACTTCCTCATGTGAAACTACATAAAGTCATCACCATACTTGATGCCGAAAACGTACTTGAATATAACAGTATTTTTGCCTCGGACCGAGAGCTTGTCCATACACTTCGTAGACAGATGGAAGTAGCGGATCTTCTTATTCTGAACAAAATCGACTTAATCTCTGATAAACAACAGAAGTCCATCGAAAAAACAATTCGCAAATTCAATGAACGTTCTTCACTACTGCCAACCGCACATAGTCAATTCGATTTAGAGCTTATTTTCGGCACTCTCAGTCCACAAGAATCGCAATCCACCGTCTCGCCGAATTTCAACAAAAAGTTTCAGTTTCAAGCTATTAAACCTGCACAGCCGCCAAGTGAAACTTCCAATCACGCTCGATCTTTCTCACGTATTCAGACAATTACAATCCCCATGGATGAAGACCTTGCTTTGTCACAGCGCATTGTGGAACGTTATTTAGCAAAATGGGGCTCTATACTTCTTCGCGCGAAAGGCTATTTGATAATTGGCGCTAAGCACGAATCCTTTGTTATGCAATTCGCAGGCAAACGCACGAACTGGCAGCAGACCACTTTCCAAGGAGCGCCTTATCTCGTCCTCATAGGTATGGATCTGGATGCAAAAACCCTCGAAGATGACTGGCAAAAGCGATTAACGGAATCCCAACTATAA
- a CDS encoding polysaccharide deacetylase family protein, which translates to MTRWLWSIAIAGLLATGCGVSKNKPIYDQRSTQNTHVEEQDLTADSSARNDEMDTEHLASPRSMDSPLSAGTPTTSAQPEAASTALTPKPSPKPSPKKAAVHPESSKKPSVPVQKNQGQARISQKKLTLSQLVVKYPDTFKVRGSAQEKKVALTFDDGPDTRFTPKVLDALKASQVKATFFVLGSQANAHPDMIRRIVNEGHIIGNHSYSHANLPKLTADKFQSQIMSTESVLQSLIGYAPKLIRPPYGAINEEQVRWIADHHYLIVNWNVDSLDWKSLNSDQVLNNIMQQTKPGSIILQHSGGADSQDLSGTVQAIGPLISKLKAAGYSFVTVPELLHVAKSK; encoded by the coding sequence ATGACCAGATGGCTTTGGTCCATCGCCATCGCAGGCTTGTTAGCGACAGGCTGCGGTGTGTCAAAAAATAAGCCTATTTACGATCAACGCTCTACGCAAAATACTCATGTAGAAGAACAAGATTTAACAGCTGATTCTAGTGCCCGCAACGACGAAATGGATACTGAGCATCTTGCGAGTCCGAGGAGCATGGATAGTCCACTCTCTGCTGGAACACCCACGACTTCAGCTCAACCTGAAGCAGCATCTACTGCTTTAACGCCCAAACCTTCGCCCAAGCCTAGCCCAAAAAAAGCAGCCGTACATCCAGAATCTTCTAAGAAACCTTCCGTTCCTGTTCAAAAAAATCAAGGCCAAGCCAGAATTTCTCAGAAGAAGCTTACGCTCTCTCAACTGGTCGTGAAATATCCAGATACCTTCAAGGTACGCGGCTCTGCTCAGGAAAAGAAAGTAGCTTTAACCTTCGATGACGGGCCTGACACCCGATTTACACCTAAAGTGCTTGATGCCCTCAAGGCGAGCCAAGTGAAAGCAACCTTTTTCGTGCTTGGCTCCCAAGCAAACGCCCACCCCGATATGATTAGGCGGATTGTCAATGAAGGCCATATCATCGGGAACCACTCCTACAGTCATGCGAACCTGCCAAAGCTGACGGCGGACAAATTTCAAAGTCAGATTATGAGCACGGAAAGCGTGCTGCAAAGCTTAATCGGCTACGCTCCTAAGTTAATCCGCCCTCCGTACGGCGCGATAAATGAAGAGCAGGTCAGATGGATTGCTGACCACCATTATTTGATTGTGAATTGGAATGTCGATTCTCTTGACTGGAAATCGCTGAACTCCGATCAGGTGCTGAACAATATCATGCAGCAAACGAAGCCTGGTTCTATCATCCTTCAGCACTCCGGAGGTGCTGATAGCCAGGATTTGTCCGGGACGGTACAGGCCATCGGACCGTTAATTAGTAAGCTTAAAGCAGCTGGATACTCGTTTGTAACCGTACCTGAGCTGCTTCATGTCGCAAAAAGCAAATAA
- a CDS encoding WD40/YVTN/BNR-like repeat-containing protein, with product MTALISNKKLVVLLVFLLCAGCFHEGVLTPSPDQITSPTQKHDSDFSVVPGERIGIQDQVHPMNLKPTKVISFVDALHGYGVASSTRDLQFLKSSDGGMTWRALSRLPRTIKPIAISFFDSQTGWLLASEASNDKSELRLTLDGGQTWEVIAKGLPGLETNGEELFFRFFDRHQGLIAFQSGKEMMLLCTQDGGLTWSASSRISMPIEEKGVFTFLSTMEGWFIEPSKKDKEVSILYHMTDGETWQETGRMPSILTPQAISFADSKNGFILLQTNPQSSEKTWQFLRTFDGGETWSQHEFPSTFQPLAESLYLGFPTATSGWLLDAKDLWRTTDGGLNWRLLTP from the coding sequence ATGACAGCCTTGATAAGCAACAAAAAATTAGTTGTGCTGCTGGTTTTTCTGCTGTGCGCAGGTTGTTTTCATGAAGGAGTCTTGACTCCGTCTCCCGATCAAATAACGTCTCCAACTCAAAAACATGACAGTGATTTTTCGGTCGTTCCAGGTGAAAGAATTGGTATTCAAGATCAAGTTCACCCTATGAACTTAAAACCAACCAAAGTGATCTCATTCGTGGATGCGCTTCATGGCTATGGTGTTGCTTCGAGCACTCGTGATCTCCAATTTTTGAAATCCAGTGACGGTGGGATGACCTGGCGGGCTCTGAGTAGATTACCTCGTACAATCAAGCCAATTGCGATTTCTTTTTTTGATTCTCAAACGGGTTGGCTGCTTGCAAGTGAAGCTTCAAATGATAAATCAGAACTACGATTAACCTTGGACGGTGGTCAAACGTGGGAGGTAATCGCAAAAGGCTTACCTGGATTAGAGACTAATGGAGAAGAGCTGTTTTTTCGCTTTTTTGACCGACATCAAGGGTTGATTGCGTTCCAGAGCGGTAAAGAGATGATGCTCCTTTGTACACAAGATGGGGGGTTGACTTGGTCCGCATCAAGCCGTATCTCCATGCCCATTGAAGAAAAGGGTGTGTTTACGTTCCTTTCAACTATGGAGGGTTGGTTTATTGAGCCCAGTAAGAAGGATAAAGAGGTATCGATACTGTATCACATGACAGACGGGGAGACATGGCAAGAAACAGGCAGGATGCCGAGTATCCTTACGCCGCAGGCCATTTCTTTTGCTGATTCTAAAAATGGGTTCATTCTCTTGCAAACAAATCCACAAAGTAGTGAAAAAACATGGCAATTCCTTCGGACATTTGATGGAGGCGAAACGTGGAGCCAACACGAATTTCCTAGCACATTCCAGCCGCTAGCTGAAAGTTTATACCTAGGTTTTCCTACAGCGACTAGCGGCTGGCTTCTGGATGCTAAAGATTTGTGGCGAACGACAGACGGCGGGTTGAACTGGCGTTTACTAACGCCATAA
- a CDS encoding GNAT family N-acetyltransferase — MSALIFKELEESDIPLLMDIYNYFVMHTTVSFHTEPVELSEFTESVIHPNPRYQTYVITWDGSLQGYVQVMPHKKKQAYDTTGEVTIYLHPACTGKGLGSAAIQYIESVAKERGFHALVSTICADNTPSIHMFAKNGYTQCAHFREVGFKWGQFLDIVTYQKII; from the coding sequence ATGTCCGCCCTAATATTTAAAGAATTAGAAGAGTCTGACATTCCCCTTCTGATGGATATTTACAATTATTTTGTCATGCATACGACTGTTTCTTTTCACACGGAGCCCGTAGAACTATCAGAATTTACGGAGAGTGTTATTCATCCTAACCCGCGTTACCAAACTTATGTAATAACATGGGATGGGAGCCTTCAAGGATATGTACAAGTCATGCCGCACAAGAAAAAGCAAGCCTATGATACCACCGGGGAAGTGACGATCTATTTGCATCCGGCATGCACGGGCAAAGGATTGGGCTCGGCAGCCATTCAGTACATTGAATCTGTTGCCAAAGAACGCGGCTTTCACGCTCTGGTCTCCACAATTTGTGCGGATAATACACCTAGCATTCATATGTTTGCGAAAAACGGCTATACACAGTGCGCACATTTCCGTGAGGTTGGTTTTAAATGGGGCCAATTTCTCGATATCGTTACCTATCAGAAAATCATATAA
- a CDS encoding AAA family ATPase, producing MKRYQWIKWRTFILWVAALVLTGMLLWAGGPTSWNIALTIIGIVMQLLFAIMFMIVQFVALFWFLARGRTYWILPGETGATWDDYRGNPEIVENAKRIVTLLKGVKEFKEMGGEAIRGLLLCGPPGTGKSYLAQVIANEAQVPFAYASAPSFQNMFFGVGNLKVMRLYKKTRKLATVYGACIIFIDEIDAIGMSRQSGAGGGGMFGMGGGSGLLNELLLQMDPPNIDNSKISKMLRSLGLRRKKAERPAVLTVAATNLPDVLDSALLRPGRFDRQLWVDTPDYDGRVDVFQYYLRKVKRDSSLTPEAAALDTVGYSPAQIKHIVNESLVIAHQRGAQEASYEDFRAAMETYEWGLKQPLRSMRDDEKRNVAYHEAGHAVAQYLLKPHDRVWKVTIIRRGGALGLAATKPMHERYNRSDSEILAEIQVCLAARAVEEEFLEKKLNGVTSDLQQATEMAGAYLGMVGMGDELFSWLATGSRADALKALRPKINELLKDQMLQVKNLVREHADFVHTIAEELLKQGDLTGEEIEQIYVRLYGRSRPEPTEVKSQTVIDSPAQVAQEQLPEEDANDTKDSE from the coding sequence ATGAAGAGATATCAGTGGATAAAGTGGCGAACATTCATCCTATGGGTCGCAGCGCTCGTCTTAACCGGCATGCTGTTATGGGCAGGAGGCCCGACATCTTGGAATATCGCATTGACTATTATCGGTATTGTGATGCAGCTGCTCTTTGCCATAATGTTCATGATTGTCCAGTTCGTAGCCCTTTTCTGGTTCCTAGCCCGTGGACGCACGTATTGGATTTTGCCTGGAGAGACAGGGGCCACTTGGGATGACTACCGGGGTAACCCCGAAATCGTTGAGAATGCCAAACGAATCGTCACTCTGCTCAAAGGTGTAAAGGAGTTCAAGGAAATGGGTGGCGAGGCGATCAGAGGCTTGCTGCTCTGCGGTCCTCCTGGCACCGGTAAGTCCTACCTGGCTCAGGTGATTGCAAACGAAGCACAGGTGCCTTTTGCTTATGCCTCGGCTCCCAGCTTTCAAAACATGTTCTTCGGCGTCGGCAACCTGAAGGTGATGCGCCTCTACAAGAAGACCCGGAAGCTGGCGACTGTGTACGGAGCCTGCATTATCTTCATCGACGAGATTGACGCTATTGGGATGAGTCGACAGTCCGGAGCTGGAGGAGGAGGCATGTTCGGCATGGGTGGCGGCTCTGGCCTGCTCAACGAGCTGCTCCTGCAGATGGACCCGCCGAATATCGACAACTCCAAGATTTCCAAGATGCTTCGCTCGTTGGGGCTGCGGCGCAAGAAGGCAGAACGGCCAGCGGTGCTGACGGTCGCAGCGACCAACCTGCCTGATGTACTCGACTCCGCTCTTCTCAGGCCCGGCCGCTTCGACAGGCAGCTCTGGGTCGATACCCCCGACTATGATGGTCGGGTAGACGTCTTCCAGTACTATCTCCGGAAAGTGAAACGGGACTCTTCGTTAACTCCGGAAGCAGCGGCACTCGATACAGTCGGCTATAGCCCTGCGCAGATCAAACATATCGTTAATGAATCGCTTGTTATCGCCCACCAACGGGGAGCCCAAGAAGCCAGTTACGAGGACTTCCGGGCTGCCATGGAGACCTATGAGTGGGGACTCAAACAGCCGCTCCGTTCCATGAGAGACGACGAGAAGCGGAATGTTGCCTACCATGAGGCCGGCCATGCGGTGGCCCAGTACCTACTAAAGCCCCACGACCGGGTCTGGAAAGTGACGATCATCCGCCGTGGCGGCGCGCTAGGTTTAGCTGCCACCAAGCCAATGCATGAACGGTATAACCGAAGCGATAGTGAGATCTTAGCGGAGATCCAAGTCTGTCTGGCAGCCCGGGCAGTGGAAGAGGAGTTCTTAGAAAAAAAATTAAACGGTGTCACCTCCGATCTGCAGCAGGCTACCGAGATGGCCGGCGCTTACCTCGGAATGGTCGGTATGGGCGATGAACTGTTCAGTTGGCTTGCAACGGGCTCGCGGGCCGATGCACTTAAGGCACTCCGGCCAAAAATTAACGAGCTTCTGAAGGATCAGATGCTCCAAGTAAAAAATCTAGTAAGGGAACACGCTGACTTCGTTCACACCATTGCTGAGGAGTTACTAAAACAAGGGGATCTCACCGGCGAGGAGATTGAGCAGATCTATGTACGGCTGTATGGCCGTAGCCGGCCTGAGCCAACTGAGGTAAAGTCCCAGACGGTTATCGATTCCCCCGCCCAAGTTGCTCAGGAACAGCTGCCAGAAGAGGATGCCAATGATACGAAGGATTCCGAATAA
- a CDS encoding ParA family protein yields MGAIISIGNQKGGVGKTTTTAITGYLLSKKYKVLCVDFDSQGNLTQFLTQRDIHDYSKMTIFEACKNMNPTPYIRKLTYNLHFIPADEMLATLPMLIHQNPSMSSTILRDTLHKVKSRYDYILIDLPPNLGEHTINGLVASDYAIVMLQCEPMCYDALDRYIATMIHIKEVKKLDLVLCGILPTMIDSRTIIDKTIIDRVRREYEGVVFRAEIKRRNRIKEFSITGIQEYSNMDTSALRNYRNFVEELEQRVQA; encoded by the coding sequence ATGGGAGCCATTATTTCAATCGGTAATCAAAAAGGCGGTGTTGGCAAAACGACAACCACAGCCATCACGGGGTATCTCCTCTCTAAGAAGTACAAGGTTCTCTGTGTGGACTTCGATAGCCAAGGTAATTTGACACAGTTTCTTACTCAACGAGATATACACGATTACTCCAAAATGACTATTTTTGAGGCATGTAAAAACATGAATCCCACCCCCTACATCCGCAAGTTAACCTACAACCTTCACTTCATTCCGGCTGACGAAATGCTTGCAACTTTGCCCATGCTTATCCATCAAAATCCTTCAATGAGTTCGACCATTTTGAGAGATACACTACATAAAGTAAAGTCCAGATACGATTACATACTTATTGATTTACCTCCAAATCTCGGAGAACACACTATTAATGGATTAGTGGCTTCAGACTATGCAATCGTCATGCTACAATGCGAACCAATGTGTTATGACGCGCTGGACAGATACATCGCAACAATGATTCACATCAAAGAGGTTAAAAAGCTGGACCTTGTTTTATGCGGCATATTGCCAACAATGATCGATTCTAGAACAATCATTGATAAAACAATCATTGATAGGGTAAGGAGAGAATACGAGGGAGTTGTGTTTAGAGCGGAAATAAAGCGAAGAAATAGAATCAAGGAGTTTTCTATTACAGGAATACAGGAATACAGTAATATGGATACATCGGCACTAAGAAATTATAGAAATTTTGTCGAGGAGCTGGAGCAGCGTGTCCAAGCGTGA
- the rsmD gene encoding 16S rRNA (guanine(966)-N(2))-methyltransferase RsmD, whose translation MRVISGTAKGRPLKAVPGNSTRPTTDKVKEAIFSMIGPYFDGGQVLDLFAGTGGLGIEALSRGMDKAVFIDIEKKSIDTIGQNLVTAGLKDQAEIYRTDATRALKALAKREQQFELVFLDPPYKMKFIAELISKMEEQSIIKLNATIVVEHDAKDVLDDTIGGFKQQRRSDYGDTAVTIYKRSAE comes from the coding sequence ATGAGAGTGATTTCAGGCACCGCCAAAGGCAGGCCGTTAAAAGCTGTACCCGGTAACAGCACCCGGCCAACAACGGATAAAGTGAAAGAGGCGATCTTCAGTATGATCGGTCCTTATTTTGATGGAGGACAAGTGCTTGATCTATTCGCCGGTACAGGCGGACTCGGGATTGAAGCGCTTAGCCGCGGGATGGATAAGGCTGTCTTCATTGATATCGAGAAGAAAAGCATCGACACGATTGGGCAGAATTTAGTAACCGCAGGTCTCAAGGACCAAGCCGAGATCTACCGAACGGATGCTACACGGGCTTTGAAAGCGTTAGCGAAGCGGGAGCAGCAATTTGAACTTGTCTTCCTCGATCCTCCGTACAAAATGAAATTTATCGCGGAGCTGATCAGTAAGATGGAAGAGCAGTCGATCATTAAATTGAATGCCACGATAGTTGTAGAGCACGATGCAAAGGATGTCCTCGATGACACCATTGGTGGGTTTAAACAGCAGCGAAGATCCGATTACGGAGATACCGCCGTCACGATTTACAAAAGATCAGCAGAATAA
- the coaD gene encoding pantetheine-phosphate adenylyltransferase, giving the protein MRQEHGSTVAVYPGSFDPVTHGHLDIIHRAAKVFDKLIVAVLNNTSKNPLFTLEERMELIRKVTKDLPNVEVDGFRDLMVNYMKARNVRLIVRGLRAVSDFEYELQMASTNHKLNPDVETFFMTSKPQFSYLSSSIVKEIAKFHGPVEDLVPAEVEEALKKKFPRI; this is encoded by the coding sequence ATGAGGCAAGAACACGGAAGCACAGTTGCCGTTTATCCAGGCAGTTTTGATCCTGTGACACACGGCCATCTTGACATTATACATAGAGCGGCAAAGGTGTTTGATAAGTTGATTGTAGCTGTACTGAATAACACGTCCAAGAATCCTCTGTTCACATTGGAAGAACGGATGGAGCTTATTAGGAAAGTGACCAAGGATTTGCCGAATGTAGAGGTGGATGGTTTTAGAGATTTGATGGTTAATTATATGAAGGCTCGCAACGTGCGTCTAATTGTTCGTGGGCTTCGGGCGGTCTCTGACTTTGAGTATGAATTGCAGATGGCGTCGACGAATCACAAGCTGAATCCAGATGTCGAAACTTTCTTCATGACTTCGAAGCCTCAGTTCTCATACTTGAGTTCAAGTATTGTGAAGGAGATTGCTAAGTTTCACGGACCGGTGGAAGATCTAGTTCCAGCTGAGGTGGAAGAAGCATTGAAAAAGAAATTCCCTCGAATCTAA